From one Plasmodium cynomolgi strain B DNA, scaffold: 0240, whole genome shotgun sequence genomic stretch:
- a CDS encoding hypothetical protein (putative), with protein sequence MVDVYFEVSTENGKLDKNGCIVLFLDIQDNIKNKINELEKIQGENQIHEKCQEIDKYLKEQNHSHNECYQDSIKIIVASTEQETNNLLSQSNVYSKYCKCLISKDEECTEPKVETEELGKEKGKYEPEQLPEEKSNQATSSCNAMNIQQTVQKLHQKPQKKQP encoded by the exons ATGGTTGACGTATATTTTGAAGTTTCTacggaaaatggaaaattggATAAGAATGGTTGTATAGTATTATTTTTGGATATTCAAgataacattaaaaataaaattaatgaattaGAGAAAATACAGGGAGAAAATCAAATTCACGAGAAATGTCAAGAGatagataaatatttaaaagaacaaaatcaTAGTCATAATGAATGTTATCAAGATTCAATCAAAATCATTGTCGCATCTACTGAACAAGAAACGAACAACTTATTATCACAGTCTAATGTATATTCTAAATATTGTAAGTGTTTGATATCTAAGGATGAAGAATGTACTGAACCAAAAGTTGAAACAGAGGAAttaggaaaagaaaaaggaaaatatgaaccAGAACAACTTCCTGAAGAAAAATCCAATCAAGCAACGTCAAGTTGCAATG CCATGAACATTCAACAGACAGTGCAAAAATTACATCAGAAACCACAGAAGAAACAACCGTAG